The Sporosarcina sp. Marseille-Q4943 genome includes the window TCCGGTTCCATCACTAACGCTCTTGCAATCGAAACCCGTTGCTTCATTCCGCCCGAAAGTTGGTGCGGATATGAATGGATATAGTTGCTCAGGTGGACCATCTTCAACATGTCAATTGCTTTCGCTTCGGCTTCCTGTTTCGGCATCTTCTTCAGCAGCAAACCGTACTTCACATTTTCCAAAACGGTCAACCATGGGAAAAGTCCGGCCTCCTGGAAAACGACGACCCGGTCGGGACCAGGCTTCTTCACTTCATTCCCGGCAATGCGGATGCTGCCTTTATCCGCCTTCACCAACCCTGCAATCATATAGAGGAGCGTCGATTTGCCGCACCCCGAAGGTCCGACGATCGAGACGAAGCTCCCTTTCTCCATTTCAATATCAATGTGATCGAGCACTTGGACCTGCTCTTTTCTTTCATTGAGAAAACTCTTCTCGATTCCATCGATTGTTACATACATATCTCAGCACCTCGACTTTCCTTATTCGTTTAGTCGGAATTAATGTTATGAAAAGGGAGAGGACATATATTCCTCTCCTTTAGAAATCGAATAAATCACTCGATAAATAGCGTTCGCCATTATCAGGTGCAATGCAGACGACCGAGTCATCCGGTGTCAATCGTTTCGCCACTTGCATTGCGGCATAGACGGAAGCCCCTCCGCTCGGACCAAGCAGCAAGCCTTCACGCGCCGCCAAATCACGGACTGTTTGGTAAGCGTCCTCGTCTTCGATCTTGAAAATCTCATTGTATATGGATGTGTTCAAGATTGATGGAATGAAACCGGGACTCGTTCCGACAAGCTTATGCTTCCCGGGTTTTCCGCCGGATAGGACGGGAGATCCCGCCGGTTCCGCTACATGTACCGTAATCGTGCTATCGTATTCCTTCAAAAATTCACCGGTTCCCGTAACGGTGCCACCTGTACCCGCCGTACAGACGAATGCCGTCAGTTTGCGGTCCAACGATTCCATCGCCCGGATAATTTCAGGTCCAGTCGTATGACGGTGAATTTCCGGATTCGCCTCATTTTCAAATTGCATCGGAATGAAGCTATTCGGAATTCCCGCTGCAATCTCCTCTGCTTTTTGAATGGCACCCGGCATTTTCAACTCACTCGGTGTTAACACGACCGTTGCACCGTATGCTTTTAATATATTGATCCGCTCAAGCGTGGAGGAGTCCGGCATGACGATAATTGTCTTATACCCTCTCGCAGCGGCATTCATCGCAATCCCGATTCCTGTGTTTCCGGATGTCGGTTCAATGATCGTATCCCCTGGTCGTAATAAACCTGCTTTTTCTGCTTCGATTATCATATTGTATGCCGCCCGGTCCTTAACGCTTCTGCTCGGATTGAAATATTCAAGCTTCACATACACATCAGCGCCCTGCGGATCGGGAAGCCGATTCAACCTCACTAAAGGCGTTTCACCGATCAATTCGGCTATATTATTCACTACACGCAAACCGTTCAGCTCCTTCGCGTTTCTTAGTTTACATGATTATAGCAGATTAATCCCTATAATGCATAGTAATTTAGTAGGTTTTGATGAAACGGACCTTCCCTTCAACAGTCGAATATGATAAATCAAAAAGGGGTGTCGCAACATGGCTGTTGTCCGGACAGACAGATGGATAGCGGAATCTCAAGGAGACCCTTTCAAAGTATGCAAGTATTTGATTAAACACTTCCCCACTGCTTCCGCTGCAGAAATCCATCATCACTTATCGATGTTCGGCATGTATAGGAGTGCAAAGCAAGGAAGGGAGCTCGGTAAAAAGCTATTCGCCAAAGACGTATGGGAAATTGCAGCAAATGAATTGGAGCTTTTGCAAAGTGAATGGAACGGCCCTTCTGTCCCGATCTTTATCTTCCCGTCGGATATCGCGAATACAGACTTGATGCTCGACTTCAATGGAAAATCGGGATTATCATATGCCGATAAGCTATTTTTATTCATTTCGCCCTACAATACGGAAACTGAAATTAAGGCGTTATTGACGCATGAATACAACCATGTCTGCCGTCTGAACAAGTATCCGAAACGGGAACAGCAGTACACGCTGTTAGATACGATCATCCTTGAAGGGTTGGCGGAAATGGCTGTCGAGGAGAGATTCGGCAAGGCGTCCACTTCATTATGGACCTCACTTTATTCCGACACACAGCTGAACAAGTTATGGAAAGAAATCATCTATCCCAAAAGGAATTACGTAAAAGAGAGCGAAATTCACGAGGAAGTGCTATACGGCTTCGGCGATACCCCGCATATGGCCGGATACTGCGTCGGCTATTATGTCGTCCGAAACTTTTTGAAACGAACAAACTTGCAGCCAGGGGACATACTTACGCTCCCATCGACAGAGATTGCACAACTGACATAATTGAATTTGAATAGTGTGTTTGTCCTCCTCGACCCTAAATTCCGCACATATGATGTACTATGTTCAATCGAAATGGGGTGACAACACGATGTCAGTTCAACATTACCATGACTTGTGCAATAGGCATATCGGAAGAGCCGTCGTCATCGGGACTCGAGATGGACGAACCCACAGGGGGATCATTCAATGTGTCAGAGGCAATAAAGTCTTTTTAGAACCATTCGGTCGCCAAAGAAACTTGGGCGGCTTCGGATACGGTTTTAGATACGGATATGGCTTTAGGGGACGCGGATTAGCTTTCGGTCTTGGCATTGCACTCGGCTCGATCGCAACTTTTGCGTTACTTCCGTTCTTCTTCTGGTGATCGTTAAATTGAAAAGAAGGCCCTCATTTCAACAATGAGAGGCCTTCTTTTTCATTCAAACAACTTCCGGTTCTGCATCCATTTCTGGGACAGGCTCCACAAGTGCATATCGTTCCCACGCCCTGCTTTTCCAGCGAAGCGACATGACGATCGCGCGCACCCATTCGTCCATGATGACGGCGAGCCAGACGCCGACTAGCCCGAGGTCAAGGACAAATACAAGGAAATAGCCGAGCGGGAGACTCATCATGACCATCGAGATGGCCCCCATGAGAACGGGGAATCTCGCGTCGCCCGATGCACGGAGCGAGTTGATGATGACCATGTTGAACGTCCGGCCTGTTTCGAGCAAACATGATAATAGCAAGACGGATGCACCGAGCTCGATGATCTGCTCGTTTTCTGTGAAGAGGCGCATGAGCGGGTAACGGAACGTCATGACGAGCGCCACCAACACGACCGTGAAGACAAGCGCACGTTTCAATGATGCCCAAACTTGCCGGTACACTTCATCCTTTTCACCGCTTCCGACGAGCCGGCCGACGATGATCGATGTCCCGAGACCGATTGCGAGCGCGAATAAATAGCTGAACATAGAAATGTTCGTCGCGTATTGTCTCGCGGCGAGCGCTTCCGTCCCTAAGAAAGTGACATAGTACAGGAAGACGATTTGGCACGCCTGGTAAAGGATCTGCTCGAACGCTGAAGGAAGCCCGATGTTGAGGATCTTTTTAATGTAGTCCTTCGACCACGTAATGTAATACCGAAATTCGATGCGGTATTCAAGCACCTTGTACAGCAGCCATATAAAGACGAACATCGCGATCAGCCGGCTGCCGACTGATGAAATCGCCGCCCCTTGCACGCCTAACGCCGGCATGCCGAACTTTCCGAAGATGAGCGCATAGTTTCCGACGACGTGGATGATGTTCATCCCTAGCGAAACGAACATCGTCTGCTTCGTGAACCCATGCACACGGATGACCGCGGCGAGTGAATTAATGATCGCTTGGAGGAAAATCCCGCCCCCGACGATGATCAAATATGCTTCCGCATGCGCGAGGACGTCCCCTTGCAAATTCATCGCTTCCATCATGCGGCTCGTGAATAGGATGAACACGCCGCTAATGCCAAGTCCGACTAACAGATTCAAAGAGACGGCGAGCGCCGAAATCTTTGACGCTTCAATATATCGCCTCGAACCTAAATATTGCGAAACAACGATAGCCGCCCCGTTTCCGACGACCTCAAGAACGAGTATGGCAATCATGACGTATTGATTGGCCGCCCCGACGCCTGACACCGCATCGTCAGACAGTGCACTCAACATGAACGTATCCGCCAACCCCATCAACATGAACAAAAATAACTCAAGAAAAATCGGCCACGTCAGATGAAACAAATTCAGTTTCTTCCCCGGGCCGTTGGCTGCAACTGCTGCCATCTATATATCGCCTTCATTTCTATTTAAGATATTCAAAACAGGAAATAGCTTACCATAGAAATCGGTGAATCGACAACGGGTTTGCTTGAAAATTTTTCATTTCTTTATGGCACTGATTTCCATTTCTTCGTACGAATTGTGTCGAATCTTTTTTATCGGCATCTTGGGAAAATTGAGTTATTATTAAGTTGAGGAGTTGAAAAAGTGAAACAGATTTCAGATGAACTAATAAGTTGCATCAATCAAATGACCGAAGAGAATGTTGTAGAAACAAGAGAACGGGTCAATAAGTTATTTGATTTCATCGAACTGTCTCAAGCGTTATGGGGTTCCATTCCATCATTCAACGTTCCGGCAGAACTAGAACAGGAACCTGATGAAGCCCTCAATTTAAGAAGTGAAACATCTCAGAGATTGATTGTAACGAGTAGTAGCGATTCTACCAATCTGGGAACTCCAATGGAAAGAAAATTGAAGGGTGGAATATTGAAAGGAAAGCATGGGGATATATACGTCCCTGAAAAGATTGTCCGGATGCACGGTTTTGAACATGGGGATTTTATTGAAGCGATCGGGGATCATCTGAAAGATCTCGTGTTCATTAAAAGAAAAAGCAGTGTAACCAAACATGAGAGCAATCGGATTGAAATCGATTATTGTGTCATTACAAAGACTTCAGATGGATTATTAGTGGCAAATCAAATGATCAAAGATGGGAAACTAACGAGAATTAAATTGGATGGCGAGTCCCCTTATCAATTTTTAATTAGCCAAAGAGATATTGATACTTATAGTTTACGGGACGGCAGCGTCGTAGCAATCGCTTATCATGAATCGGACCCCCTCTCCTTCCGTGTCGTCTGGTGTTATCCGGAACGGACGGGTGAACTCGCAAGACCAGACCCGAAGCCGTCCAGTTATTACAAAGATAGTTCAGTGAAAAAGGAAAGCCTATGGACTGATATTGAGTTAAACCTATTAAAAAACAAAAAGATTGTCATTATCGGAGCTGATTTCCGAAGTGCGGATTTCATGCCGCTGGCGGAAAGCGGCAACTTTTCATTAGATATTTTTAGTGGAGATGAAAGCAAGACCCGTATCAAAGCAGCTGTGAAAAATACAGATTTAATTATTTCAGCAAGCGAGCACTCATCCCATCGAAGCAGCGGATTAGCGAAG containing:
- a CDS encoding ABC transporter ATP-binding protein; this translates as MYVTIDGIEKSFLNERKEQVQVLDHIDIEMEKGSFVSIVGPSGCGKSTLLYMIAGLVKADKGSIRIAGNEVKKPGPDRVVVFQEAGLFPWLTVLENVKYGLLLKKMPKQEAEAKAIDMLKMVHLSNYIHSYPHQLSGGMKQRVSIARALVMEPDILLMDEPFSALDEQTRMVLHKELIDIWKKTKVTIFFVTHNIREAVLLSERVIVFGTRPGKVKEIIPVPTSKDGVLPDSVTLHTEQRILAILEEEIEKVLKEEMGDDYSFKTNHLHRNDSGDMGSHI
- the cysK gene encoding cysteine synthase A, whose translation is MRVVNNIAELIGETPLVRLNRLPDPQGADVYVKLEYFNPSRSVKDRAAYNMIIEAEKAGLLRPGDTIIEPTSGNTGIGIAMNAAARGYKTIIVMPDSSTLERINILKAYGATVVLTPSELKMPGAIQKAEEIAAGIPNSFIPMQFENEANPEIHRHTTGPEIIRAMESLDRKLTAFVCTAGTGGTVTGTGEFLKEYDSTITVHVAEPAGSPVLSGGKPGKHKLVGTSPGFIPSILNTSIYNEIFKIEDEDAYQTVRDLAAREGLLLGPSGGASVYAAMQVAKRLTPDDSVVCIAPDNGERYLSSDLFDF
- a CDS encoding DUF2268 domain-containing protein produces the protein MAVVRTDRWIAESQGDPFKVCKYLIKHFPTASAAEIHHHLSMFGMYRSAKQGRELGKKLFAKDVWEIAANELELLQSEWNGPSVPIFIFPSDIANTDLMLDFNGKSGLSYADKLFLFISPYNTETEIKALLTHEYNHVCRLNKYPKREQQYTLLDTIILEGLAEMAVEERFGKASTSLWTSLYSDTQLNKLWKEIIYPKRNYVKESEIHEEVLYGFGDTPHMAGYCVGYYVVRNFLKRTNLQPGDILTLPSTEIAQLT
- a CDS encoding MATE family efflux transporter, with the protein product MAAVAANGPGKKLNLFHLTWPIFLELFLFMLMGLADTFMLSALSDDAVSGVGAANQYVMIAILVLEVVGNGAAIVVSQYLGSRRYIEASKISALAVSLNLLVGLGISGVFILFTSRMMEAMNLQGDVLAHAEAYLIIVGGGIFLQAIINSLAAVIRVHGFTKQTMFVSLGMNIIHVVGNYALIFGKFGMPALGVQGAAISSVGSRLIAMFVFIWLLYKVLEYRIEFRYYITWSKDYIKKILNIGLPSAFEQILYQACQIVFLYYVTFLGTEALAARQYATNISMFSYLFALAIGLGTSIIVGRLVGSGEKDEVYRQVWASLKRALVFTVVLVALVMTFRYPLMRLFTENEQIIELGASVLLLSCLLETGRTFNMVIINSLRASGDARFPVLMGAISMVMMSLPLGYFLVFVLDLGLVGVWLAVIMDEWVRAIVMSLRWKSRAWERYALVEPVPEMDAEPEVV
- a CDS encoding DUF2325 domain-containing protein codes for the protein MKQISDELISCINQMTEENVVETRERVNKLFDFIELSQALWGSIPSFNVPAELEQEPDEALNLRSETSQRLIVTSSSDSTNLGTPMERKLKGGILKGKHGDIYVPEKIVRMHGFEHGDFIEAIGDHLKDLVFIKRKSSVTKHESNRIEIDYCVITKTSDGLLVANQMIKDGKLTRIKLDGESPYQFLISQRDIDTYSLRDGSVVAIAYHESDPLSFRVVWCYPERTGELARPDPKPSSYYKDSSVKKESLWTDIELNLLKNKKIVIIGADFRSADFMPLAESGNFSLDIFSGDESKTRIKAAVKNTDLIISASEHSSHRSSGLAKECAKKYKIPFRAAPTSQSSIKRAMIHGIKESYIPFHSFF